The following proteins come from a genomic window of Alosa sapidissima isolate fAloSap1 chromosome 20, fAloSap1.pri, whole genome shotgun sequence:
- the mtnr1al gene encoding melatonin receptor type 1A-like isoform X1, with protein MHSLEGRLPSGCKWYGGPSYLQVSHGSLDEGRMVEGTDIPLRNTSSRDVGKGALHFPWVATTLASVLITTIVVDILGNLLVIISVFRNRKLRKAGNAFVVSLAIADLLVAVYPYPLVLTAIFHDGWIAGSIHCQISGFLMGLSVIGSIFNITGIAINRYCYICHSLKYDKLFSNKNTVCYVLLVWVLTTLAIVPNWFVESLQYDPRVYSCTFAQSVSSLYTITVVVVHFILPIAIVSYCYLRIWILVIQVRRRVKPDSRPKINPHDLRNFLTMFVVFVLFAVCWAPLNLIGLAVAIDPRLAQTIPEWLFTASYFMAYFNSCLNAVIYGVLNHNFRKEYKRIILAVFKFQC; from the exons ATGCATTCCCTAGAAGGAAGGCTGCCCTCTGGATGCAAGTGGTACGGAGGACCGAGCTACTTGCAAGTGTCCCATGGATCGCTAGATGAAGGAAGGATGGTAGAGGGAACCGACATCCCTTTGAGGAATACTTCCTCCCGAGATGTGGGCAAAGGGGCACTCCACTTCCCCTGGGTCGCCACCACGCTGGCCAGTGTGCTTATCACCACCATTGTTGTGGACATCCTTGGCAACCTGTTGGTCATCATCTCTGTGTTCAGAAACAGGAAACTCAGGAAAGCAG GAAATGCCTTTGTGGTGAGCCTGGCGATCGCGGACCTGCTGGTGGCTGTGTACCCCTACCCTCTTGTGCTGACAGCCATCTTCCACGACGGCTGGATCGCGGGCAGCATCCACTGCCAGATCAGCGGCTTCCTGATGGGCCTGAGCGTCATCGGCTCCATCTTCAACATCACGGGCATTGCCATCAACCGCTACTGCTACATCTGCCACAGCCTCAAGTACGACAAGCTCTTTTCCAACAAGAACACGGTTTGCTATGTGCTGCTGGTCTGGGTCCTCACCACCCTGGCCATCGTGCCCAACTGGTTCGTGGAGTCGCTGCAGTACGACCCGCGCGTCTACTCGTGCACGTTCGCCCAGTCCGTCAGCTCGCTCTACACCAtcacggtggtggtggtgcactTCATCTTGCCCATCGCCATCGTCTCGTACTGCTACCTGCGCATCTGGATCCTGGTCATCCAGGTGCGGCGCCGCGTCAAGCCCGACAGCCGGCCCAAGATAAATCCGCACGACCTGCGCAACTTCCTCACCATGTTCGTGGTGTTCGTGCTGTTCGCCGTCTGCTGGGCGCCGCTCAACCTCATCGGCCTGGCCGTCGCCATTGACCCACGCCTGGCGCAGACCATCCCGGAGTGGCTCTTCACAGCCAGCTACTTCATGGCGTACTTCAACAGCTGCTTAAACGCCGTCATCTACGGCGTGCTCAACCACAACTTCCGCAAGGAGTACAAAAGGATCATACTGGCCGTTTTCAAGTTCCAGTGTTga